One region of Termitidicoccus mucosus genomic DNA includes:
- a CDS encoding DUF2264 domain-containing protein codes for MPSSHPSSAGRPEPSATFQIKAPDFALSPFTGMARRHWVEAGQWLLDGVFSHVENQDAPLLLPRSETKITYPQPGDPDWRRRSEIMEGVARTLLIAGPLLRHDPSLRSNGIALRDYYANAILKLADPKSPDYVGDQAGMVKVWGDRPIQVTCECASLALELTLARDSLWANYTRAEKDMVARLFHTWGHCRTHAHNWRLFNMHILSFLQREGYEIDGEILREHLRVVRAFDAGDGWYRDGTYFDYYSVWAFQFYAPLWAAWGGCETHPAIADAIERGTHALLKTYDRLFDRDGWQPMWGRSGIYRFAASAPFASAFFLKNAGVNPGLARRVLSGNLFQFISHPDFANNGVPTLGFYGQFPPMVQPYSCAASPFWFGNAYQGVALPETHPLWTAREEAGSWEGLAAGAVRETELPGPGLVLTQYGGSGAAEMRTGKVMIVGGHKVLHNYSHLAFHTRFPWQSDTADGLMSMHYNVRGGAASHVTSTGQVVTAAAPADGGAVVRAPNLLLYSGVRGGVCYRRLLFDFAGALGDNPAVDLADFAVPCGLVRCDRLRIHDPGSEIILCHHALPVAEGADLRIEEREVGPLRSKALLLASGERQLALVNVHGWDSFIMRREAGLHPEARESILPGLTSRREARYKGDPWRITLMLHRCDAKPWRDDELWPFRSMLRHDEFAGDASAIDEDGRRIAVDFALNDGSVRRVSFDGMEGTLRV; via the coding sequence ATGCCGTCAAGCCACCCATCATCGGCAGGGCGTCCGGAACCGTCCGCCACTTTCCAGATCAAGGCTCCTGATTTTGCCCTGAGCCCCTTCACCGGCATGGCCCGGCGGCATTGGGTCGAGGCCGGGCAATGGCTGCTCGACGGTGTTTTTTCCCATGTGGAAAACCAGGACGCGCCCCTCCTGCTGCCTCGCAGCGAGACGAAAATCACTTATCCCCAGCCGGGCGATCCCGACTGGCGCAGGCGCAGCGAAATCATGGAAGGCGTCGCGCGCACTTTGCTGATCGCGGGCCCGCTCCTCCGGCACGATCCCTCGCTGCGCTCAAACGGCATCGCCCTGCGCGATTATTATGCGAACGCCATCCTGAAACTCGCCGACCCGAAATCGCCCGACTACGTCGGCGACCAGGCGGGCATGGTCAAGGTGTGGGGCGACCGGCCGATCCAGGTGACATGCGAGTGCGCCTCGCTTGCGCTGGAACTCACGCTCGCGCGCGACTCGCTTTGGGCAAACTACACGCGCGCCGAAAAGGACATGGTCGCCCGGCTTTTCCACACGTGGGGGCACTGCCGCACGCACGCGCACAACTGGCGGCTTTTTAACATGCACATCCTTTCGTTTTTGCAGCGCGAGGGCTACGAAATCGACGGGGAAATCCTGCGCGAGCATCTGCGCGTGGTGCGCGCATTCGACGCAGGCGATGGCTGGTATCGTGACGGCACTTATTTCGATTATTACTCTGTATGGGCGTTTCAATTTTACGCTCCTCTCTGGGCGGCGTGGGGCGGCTGCGAAACGCACCCGGCGATTGCCGATGCCATTGAGCGCGGCACGCACGCGCTGCTTAAAACTTACGACCGCCTGTTTGACCGGGACGGCTGGCAGCCGATGTGGGGACGGAGCGGCATTTACCGCTTCGCGGCATCGGCGCCGTTTGCGAGCGCGTTTTTCCTCAAAAACGCGGGCGTCAATCCGGGGCTGGCCCGGCGCGTCCTTTCGGGAAATCTTTTCCAGTTCATCAGCCACCCGGATTTCGCAAACAACGGTGTCCCCACGCTCGGTTTCTACGGGCAGTTTCCGCCGATGGTGCAGCCCTACAGTTGCGCGGCGAGTCCCTTTTGGTTTGGCAACGCCTACCAAGGCGTCGCATTGCCCGAGACGCATCCGCTCTGGACTGCGCGCGAGGAAGCAGGTTCGTGGGAAGGGCTTGCCGCCGGCGCCGTCCGCGAAACAGAGTTGCCCGGCCCGGGCTTGGTGCTCACCCAATATGGCGGTTCGGGAGCCGCCGAAATGCGCACGGGCAAGGTGATGATTGTCGGCGGGCACAAGGTGCTGCACAACTATTCGCACCTCGCCTTCCACACGCGCTTCCCGTGGCAGTCGGACACCGCCGACGGCCTCATGAGCATGCACTACAACGTGCGCGGCGGGGCGGCTTCGCATGTGACCTCGACCGGCCAGGTTGTCACGGCGGCGGCGCCGGCCGACGGCGGGGCGGTCGTGCGCGCGCCCAATCTGCTGCTGTATTCCGGCGTGCGCGGCGGCGTGTGTTACCGGAGGCTGCTGTTCGATTTCGCCGGCGCGCTCGGCGATAATCCGGCGGTGGACCTGGCGGATTTTGCCGTGCCGTGCGGGCTGGTTCGTTGCGACCGCCTTCGCATCCACGACCCCGGAAGCGAAATCATCCTCTGCCATCACGCGCTGCCAGTCGCGGAAGGCGCGGATCTCCGCATTGAGGAGCGCGAGGTCGGCCCCTTGCGTTCAAAGGCGCTGCTGCTCGCCTCGGGCGAGCGGCAGCTCGCGCTGGTCAACGTGCACGGCTGGGACAGTTTCATCATGCGCCGCGAGGCCGGGTTGCACCCGGAGGCGCGCGAAAGCATTCTGCCCGGGCTGACCAGCCGGCGCGAGGCCCGTTACAAGGGAGACCCTTGGCGCATCACGCTGATGTTGCACCGCTGCGACGCGAAACCCTGGCGCGACGACGAATTGTGGCCTTTTCGTTCCATGCTGCGGCACGATGAGTTTGCCGGCGACGCCTCGGCAATTGACGAGGACGGCCGGCGCATCGCGGTGGATTTTGCGCTTAACGATGGTTCGGTTCGCCGCGTGTCGTTTGATGGCATGGAGGGAACGCTTCGCGTATGA
- a CDS encoding glycosyl hydrolase 115 family protein, whose product MNFLFRCLLVLAPGAFTLGGAFARADVEFAPGVPVLVVGAPGVAEQTALDHLARDLKKVLGRASPVVTDAKKIAGKPAIVILASSGPSGGIGRDPRLSAPEAHGMRLVQTGDGPRLMLEGGGTRGLIYAIYAFTEECLGVPPLWHWSNWQPQPKAGLSLPDGFERLHPAPYVRWRAWFNNDQDFLSPWKNAGRENREAMFETILRLKYNTYEVETMVNLGESAPRHAPNPEALAAHNHGLAITSHHHSPLGSRLGRRLEYWNQFWTKMGRGGDIPKLSVRHPEPLYEYWRYHVETAVRAGFECVWTITFRGGGDIPFWQTFPDAPPDMPARARTIEQMLARQAAIVKEVTGNPAPLMRTTLYNENSDLFAAGLLRPPAEPTLIWNFVAARRDHFPAADVRGFKAPPNLLVGYYLNFQFTSSGSHLVAAEGPWKMAANYRVLDSLNARPLAFTVVNAGNIREHVAELSANAAMMWSFTDFDAGAFLENYCAQYFDTALAPRIARLYRDYYYSYWCQKKADLPGFDRQYIFQDLRYARAAEMLLKALDGDTRTPNPLDGHPMDNPDTGSVGYFRVEPESGDHGQVGAILRGTAQSGAAFAAVAREAERLRTQIPERNRWFFDQNLRVPAQVMERLNTMLHEIAAAYARPAAARAEIRAHLAAARAALADARELLRSTDTGVFGHWHDSDGKFKINNLLQSLDAAIAD is encoded by the coding sequence ATGAACTTTTTATTTCGCTGCCTTCTGGTTCTTGCGCCCGGCGCGTTCACGCTCGGTGGCGCGTTCGCCCGCGCCGATGTCGAGTTCGCGCCCGGCGTGCCCGTGCTCGTGGTCGGAGCACCCGGCGTCGCGGAGCAAACCGCGCTCGATCACCTCGCCCGGGACCTGAAAAAAGTGCTCGGACGCGCATCGCCCGTGGTCACCGACGCGAAAAAAATCGCGGGCAAGCCCGCCATCGTGATCCTCGCCTCGTCCGGGCCGTCCGGCGGCATCGGACGCGACCCGCGGCTCTCCGCGCCCGAAGCCCACGGCATGCGCCTGGTCCAAACTGGCGACGGCCCCCGGCTCATGCTCGAAGGCGGCGGCACGCGCGGGCTCATTTACGCGATTTATGCGTTCACCGAGGAATGCCTCGGCGTGCCGCCGCTCTGGCATTGGAGCAACTGGCAGCCGCAGCCGAAAGCGGGCCTTTCGCTGCCCGACGGATTCGAGCGCCTGCACCCGGCCCCCTACGTGCGCTGGCGGGCATGGTTCAACAACGACCAGGATTTCCTTTCGCCATGGAAGAATGCGGGGCGCGAAAACCGGGAGGCGATGTTCGAGACCATTCTCCGCCTCAAATACAACACCTACGAAGTCGAGACCATGGTGAACCTCGGCGAATCCGCGCCCCGCCACGCGCCCAATCCCGAGGCGCTCGCCGCGCATAATCACGGGCTCGCGATTACCTCCCATCATCATTCGCCGCTCGGATCGCGGCTTGGTCGCCGCCTGGAATACTGGAACCAGTTTTGGACCAAGATGGGCCGCGGCGGCGACATCCCGAAACTCAGTGTGCGGCATCCCGAGCCGCTCTATGAATACTGGCGTTACCACGTCGAGACCGCGGTGCGCGCAGGCTTCGAATGCGTCTGGACGATCACGTTTCGCGGCGGCGGGGACATCCCGTTCTGGCAGACATTTCCGGACGCCCCGCCCGACATGCCCGCCCGCGCCCGCACGATCGAACAGATGCTGGCAAGGCAGGCCGCCATCGTGAAGGAGGTCACCGGCAATCCCGCCCCATTGATGCGGACGACGCTCTACAATGAAAACTCCGATCTCTTCGCCGCCGGTCTGTTGCGGCCGCCCGCCGAGCCGACCTTGATCTGGAATTTCGTCGCCGCCCGCCGCGACCACTTCCCCGCCGCCGATGTGCGCGGCTTCAAGGCGCCGCCGAATCTGTTGGTCGGGTATTATCTCAACTTCCAGTTTACGTCCAGCGGCTCGCACCTTGTCGCCGCGGAAGGGCCGTGGAAGATGGCGGCCAACTATCGCGTGCTCGACTCGCTCAACGCCCGTCCGCTCGCCTTCACGGTCGTCAACGCCGGCAACATCCGCGAGCACGTCGCCGAACTCTCGGCCAACGCCGCGATGATGTGGAGCTTCACGGATTTCGACGCCGGCGCCTTTCTCGAAAACTATTGCGCGCAATATTTCGACACCGCGCTCGCGCCCAGAATCGCCCGTCTCTACCGGGATTATTATTACTCCTACTGGTGCCAGAAAAAGGCCGACCTGCCGGGCTTCGACCGCCAGTATATATTTCAGGACCTGCGCTATGCCCGCGCCGCCGAGATGCTGCTCAAGGCGTTGGACGGCGATACCCGCACACCGAATCCGCTCGACGGGCATCCCATGGACAACCCCGATACCGGCAGCGTCGGTTATTTCCGCGTCGAGCCCGAGTCCGGCGACCACGGCCAGGTCGGCGCCATCCTGCGCGGAACGGCACAGTCCGGGGCCGCGTTTGCCGCGGTCGCCCGGGAGGCGGAGCGCCTGCGCACGCAAATTCCGGAGCGCAACCGCTGGTTTTTCGACCAGAACCTGCGCGTCCCCGCGCAAGTGATGGAACGGCTCAACACCATGCTCCACGAAATCGCCGCCGCCTACGCCCGTCCCGCCGCTGCGCGCGCGGAAATCCGCGCGCATCTCGCCGCCGCCCGCGCCGCGCTCGCCGATGCCCGCGAACTGCTGCGCTCCACCGACACCGGCGTGTTCGGGCACTGGCACGACAGCGACGGGAAATTCAAAATCAACAACCTTCTCCAGTCGCTCGATGCGGCAATCGCCGATTAG
- a CDS encoding sialate O-acetylesterase, whose translation MLPKNILHPLVLLAALLVWPLHAAEILREEFDYSDGPIHKVSKRAWTVHNGSPAIMIENHAALPGGSATGYVTRKFTAKPAGAQVTATLQARFDGPVQAGKGRLVLFQFTDESGKKRRGRLLMRAGSGNETVQLGVTSKNSSDVVWSNRTLPLSEEHTLVFHYDSASGSTRLWINPTATTTKPDAEAVDADAAVSGRVSLQVDSRWNLGRVLIGSIVVNDDPLDASAATTKTAAASPSSSKTVARSAPPPPRPKVPAVTPPPAKRFYVFLLTGQSNMAGRGLVGEIDRTPDPRILAFDGPGRWIPAVEPLHHDKRGAGVGPGFAFARALLPHLPSDVSIGLIPAAFGGTSVAQWQKDYQEDFRWPDGRTLFQLATESAVAAAKEGTLAGILWNQGEADGRRARSDGGAGYRAQLDRLIADFRATLDRPDLPFVAATLGPWRRPDTTELNQVYLDLPARVPHTAAVDTLAPEFGGNLRNKPNDPAHYDSESARLLGAAYARAMLTLLNDARETQ comes from the coding sequence ATGCTCCCAAAAAACATCCTCCACCCGCTTGTCCTCCTCGCCGCCCTCCTCGTCTGGCCGTTGCACGCGGCCGAGATCCTTCGCGAGGAATTTGATTATTCCGATGGTCCGATTCACAAAGTGTCCAAGCGCGCATGGACGGTGCACAATGGCAGTCCGGCCATCATGATCGAAAACCACGCCGCCCTGCCCGGCGGCTCCGCGACCGGCTACGTCACCCGCAAGTTCACCGCGAAGCCCGCGGGCGCCCAAGTCACCGCCACCTTGCAGGCGCGGTTCGACGGACCGGTGCAGGCCGGCAAAGGACGGCTGGTGTTGTTTCAATTCACCGACGAGTCCGGCAAAAAACGCCGCGGCCGCCTGCTCATGCGCGCCGGTTCCGGCAACGAGACCGTGCAACTCGGTGTCACCTCGAAAAACTCGTCCGATGTCGTCTGGAGCAATCGCACGCTGCCGCTCTCCGAGGAGCACACGCTGGTCTTCCATTACGATTCCGCCAGCGGCTCCACCCGCCTCTGGATCAATCCCACCGCCACCACGACCAAGCCCGATGCGGAGGCCGTCGATGCCGATGCCGCCGTGTCCGGCCGCGTCAGCCTGCAAGTGGATTCCCGATGGAATCTCGGACGGGTGCTGATCGGCAGCATCGTCGTGAACGACGATCCGCTCGACGCGTCCGCCGCGACGACGAAAACCGCCGCCGCATCCCCGTCCTCCTCGAAAACCGTCGCGCGCTCCGCCCCGCCTCCGCCGCGTCCGAAAGTGCCCGCGGTCACGCCGCCGCCCGCGAAGCGTTTTTATGTGTTTCTCCTCACCGGCCAGTCCAACATGGCCGGGCGCGGACTTGTCGGGGAAATCGACCGCACGCCCGACCCGCGCATCCTCGCGTTTGACGGGCCCGGCCGCTGGATTCCCGCGGTCGAGCCGCTGCACCACGACAAGCGCGGCGCCGGCGTCGGCCCCGGCTTCGCCTTTGCCCGCGCGCTGCTGCCGCACCTGCCGTCCGATGTATCCATTGGCCTGATACCCGCTGCGTTTGGCGGCACCTCGGTGGCGCAATGGCAAAAGGACTACCAGGAGGACTTCCGCTGGCCGGACGGCCGCACGCTTTTCCAGCTCGCCACCGAATCCGCCGTCGCGGCGGCGAAGGAAGGCACGCTGGCCGGCATCCTCTGGAACCAGGGCGAGGCCGACGGGCGCCGCGCACGGAGCGACGGCGGCGCCGGGTATCGCGCGCAGCTCGACCGGCTGATCGCCGATTTCCGCGCCACGCTCGACCGGCCCGACCTGCCGTTTGTCGCCGCCACGCTCGGCCCCTGGCGCCGCCCCGACACGACGGAGTTGAACCAGGTTTATCTCGATCTCCCCGCGCGCGTGCCGCACACCGCGGCCGTTGACACGCTCGCCCCGGAATTTGGCGGAAATCTTCGCAACAAGCCCAACGACCCCGCGCACTACGACAGCGAGTCCGCGCGCCTGCTCGGGGCGGCTTATGCCAGGGCGATGCTCACGCTCCTCAATGATGCCCGTGAGACCCAATGA
- a CDS encoding glycoside hydrolase family 3 protein yields the protein MPAIIDTNVPKVSPASGLLPVDEAAGRWVDQKLGALDLDQKIGQLLVFPHYGPFITPDVVEFIRDHHAGGLRIAQKFMPGATDSREEGAMEDIHRRPDANTFDRPETLDRIACTASEFASRLNELRDIAMERPGAVPLHMAFDQEGEGADFLFEQRLFPHPLGQTVDNDPELARRISRAIGRQARALGANMIHSPVLDVNTEPANPEIGPRAYGDNPAAVIRFGLAALRGLGEAGIVATGKHFPGRGHSSTDAHFGLPEIALGREELRRDHLAPFKALIDAGLPAVMAAFTAYPALGAAGVPGATSRAIVTDLLRGELGFRGVVTTDNVQMGGLLEKYDMGEAVVRCLIAGCDLVLCRAYSPQRRQVLAAIKAAVREGRWREADLDASVRRILTMRWRMGLAENGGKVDASAAGALFNDPETVALADEAARRSTVVLRDRAGLLPLPAGKRILLVEQIHHFHRFINNSYSHPGMLWQELRRIAPGIATVAVNEKLTDRDREAVRRRLPEADVIVSTSYYNYRSHAIMLPMLEELRAAGKPLVIVSNTPFEKFGVPAWVDTAVISFCPSGREHMRAVAEVLTGKLKPTGQIPLSRF from the coding sequence ATGCCTGCCATCATCGACACAAACGTCCCCAAAGTTTCCCCGGCCTCCGGCCTGCTTCCGGTTGACGAAGCCGCCGGGCGCTGGGTTGACCAAAAATTGGGCGCGCTCGACCTCGACCAGAAAATCGGCCAACTCCTCGTGTTCCCGCACTACGGTCCATTCATCACGCCCGACGTGGTGGAGTTCATCCGCGACCATCACGCGGGCGGCCTGCGCATCGCGCAAAAATTCATGCCCGGTGCGACCGACAGCCGCGAGGAGGGCGCGATGGAAGACATCCATCGCCGGCCCGACGCAAACACCTTCGACCGTCCCGAGACGCTCGACCGCATCGCGTGCACAGCATCCGAGTTTGCCTCGCGCCTCAACGAGCTGCGCGACATCGCGATGGAGCGCCCCGGCGCGGTGCCGCTGCACATGGCGTTCGACCAGGAGGGCGAGGGCGCGGATTTTCTTTTTGAGCAGCGCCTTTTCCCGCATCCGCTCGGCCAGACGGTTGACAACGATCCCGAGCTGGCGCGCCGCATCTCGCGCGCCATCGGCAGGCAGGCGCGCGCGCTCGGCGCCAACATGATTCACTCGCCCGTGCTCGACGTGAACACCGAGCCCGCCAATCCCGAAATCGGCCCGCGCGCCTACGGCGACAATCCCGCCGCGGTCATCCGCTTCGGCCTCGCCGCTCTGCGCGGCCTGGGCGAGGCGGGCATCGTGGCGACGGGAAAACATTTTCCCGGACGCGGCCATTCGAGCACCGACGCGCATTTCGGCCTGCCGGAAATTGCGCTCGGCCGCGAGGAACTCCGGCGCGACCACCTCGCGCCGTTCAAGGCGCTCATCGACGCCGGCCTGCCCGCCGTCATGGCCGCGTTTACCGCCTATCCCGCGCTCGGCGCGGCGGGCGTGCCGGGCGCGACCAGCCGCGCCATCGTCACGGACTTGCTGCGCGGAGAGCTCGGTTTCCGCGGCGTCGTCACGACCGACAACGTCCAGATGGGCGGCCTGCTGGAGAAATACGACATGGGCGAGGCCGTCGTGCGCTGCCTCATCGCCGGATGCGACCTCGTGCTTTGCCGCGCCTACAGCCCGCAACGCCGCCAGGTGCTCGCCGCCATCAAGGCCGCCGTGCGCGAGGGCCGCTGGCGCGAGGCCGACCTCGACGCCTCGGTGCGCCGCATCCTCACGATGCGCTGGCGCATGGGCCTCGCCGAAAACGGCGGCAAGGTCGACGCCTCCGCCGCGGGCGCCCTGTTCAACGATCCGGAAACCGTCGCGCTCGCCGACGAGGCCGCCCGCCGCTCGACCGTCGTGCTGCGCGACCGCGCCGGCCTGCTGCCGCTGCCGGCCGGAAAACGCATCCTCCTCGTCGAGCAAATCCATCACTTTCATCGCTTCATCAACAACAGCTACTCGCACCCCGGCATGCTCTGGCAGGAACTCCGCCGCATCGCGCCGGGCATCGCCACCGTGGCCGTGAACGAAAAGCTCACCGACCGCGACCGCGAAGCCGTTCGCCGCCGCCTGCCCGAGGCCGATGTGATCGTGTCCACCAGCTACTACAACTACCGCAGCCACGCCATCATGCTCCCGATGCTCGAGGAGTTGCGCGCCGCGGGCAAACCGCTCGTCATCGTGAGCAACACCCCGTTTGAGAAGTTCGGCGTCCCGGCGTGGGTGGACACCGCCGTCATTTCGTTCTGCCCCTCCGGACGCGAGCACATGCGCGCGGTGGCCGAAGTCCTGACCGGAAAACTCAAACCGACCGGACAGATCCCGCTATCCCGATTTTGA
- a CDS encoding HAD family hydrolase produces MMPPPHIIAVDSDGTVLDAMTPKHRHAFTPALIDIWEIKQGSREASELFLHLNLRSRHRGANRFEALGLFLREWSANPGAALPPLKAYFAWLESGAPRSESSLELALADHPGDIALTRALAWNREVNRRCAALPPPAPFAGAAGALRAASSAARVAVVSGGNGAAIRSEWAHAGLAPLASDFLTQEAGSKTAILRQLAARAGGAEGVLMLGDSLLDEDAARAAGCAFFPIIPGAEPESWGAFRADALPVFLSGQWTPETAARQCEKFHAILGVSP; encoded by the coding sequence ATGATGCCCCCGCCGCACATCATCGCAGTCGATTCCGACGGCACCGTGCTCGATGCCATGACGCCGAAGCACCGGCACGCGTTCACGCCCGCGCTCATCGACATCTGGGAAATCAAGCAGGGCTCGCGCGAGGCCTCGGAGTTGTTTCTCCATCTCAACCTCCGTTCGCGTCATCGCGGGGCGAACCGCTTCGAGGCGCTGGGCCTTTTTCTGCGCGAGTGGAGCGCAAACCCGGGCGCCGCGCTTCCGCCGCTTAAGGCGTATTTTGCCTGGCTCGAATCCGGCGCGCCGCGCAGCGAGTCCTCGCTGGAGCTCGCGCTCGCGGACCATCCCGGCGACATCGCGCTCACCCGTGCGCTGGCTTGGAACCGCGAGGTCAACCGCCGCTGCGCCGCGCTTCCGCCGCCCGCGCCGTTTGCCGGCGCGGCCGGGGCATTGCGCGCGGCATCGTCGGCCGCGCGCGTCGCGGTCGTCTCCGGCGGCAACGGCGCGGCCATCCGTTCGGAATGGGCTCATGCCGGACTCGCACCGCTGGCTTCGGATTTTCTTACCCAGGAGGCAGGTTCGAAAACCGCCATTCTCCGGCAGCTCGCCGCCCGCGCGGGCGGGGCGGAAGGCGTGCTCATGCTCGGCGACTCGCTGCTCGACGAGGACGCCGCCCGCGCCGCCGGTTGCGCATTTTTTCCCATCATACCCGGCGCCGAGCCGGAGTCGTGGGGTGCGTTCCGCGCCGACGCGCTTCCGGTGTTTCTTTCCGGTCAATGGACGCCGGAAACCGCCGCGCGCCAGTGCGAAAAATTTCACGCCATCCTCGGCGTCTCCCCATGA